TCATTGCTGAGCCCGCTGATAATGTCGCACTATTCTATCTCGCAGCATCTGATGTCTATAATATGCCGATGGCTGATTTAACTATTTATATGAATACAGCAACACAGCAAAAAAATGCGTTGTATAAAATGCTGTCAAGTGCCGATATACAGGATATAAGTAATATTGGTATACAAATTGCCAGAAAAATTATTGACGATATAAAAAAGTATATTGAACTATCTCGTGAACTTTCAACCGGTCAGGTGCTATACAAGTTTATCCAGGAAACCGGCTGGCTTAAAAAACTGGTTGAAGAAAAAACAGGCGAGAAAAATGAGCAGGTTTCTAATATCGCGCTTTTTTTTGAAATAATAAAAAAATTTGCTGAAATTTCACAACATGATAAACTCCAGTTTTTTATACAGCATCTCACAACACTTATTGACGCAGGCAGTAATCCAGCAACTGCAGAACCAAATACGGAAACCGATGCGGTAAATATCTTAACAATCCATAAAGCAAAAGGACTTGAGTTTCCTGTTGTATTTCTTGTCGCAGCTGTTCAAGGTAAATTCCCGGTTCGCCGCCGACAGGAACATATTGCAATTCCGGAGTCGCTGATTAAAGATATTTTGCCATCAGGCGATTTTCATCTACAGGAAGAACGCCGACTTTTTTATGTCGGATTAACACGAGCAAAACAGCAACTCTATATTACATCAGCAGGTGATTACGGTGGCGCACGAGAACGAAAAATAAGCCAGTTCGTATATGAGACATTGTCGCTTCCTGCTACAAAAATTGCAGCCCAAAAATTGCAGCCAATAGAAGCACTCAAAAAAAATGCAGTAGTTGAAAATGTAAAAATTAAAACTCGCTTAACATATACTACGCCACTGATACTAAGCCATTTCCAGATAGATGACTATCTCACCTGCCCGTTAAAATATAAGTATATCCATATCTTAAAAATTCCAGTAATGGCAAACCATACCATCGTCTATGGAAATGCAATGCACAAAACAATCCAATTCTATTACAAACGAAAAATAACTAAAAAATTAGTAACACTGGAAGAACTCTTGAAAAAATTTGAAGCAAACTGGCAATCAGCCGGTTTTTTATCACGAGAACACGAAGAACAACGATTGGAAACAGGCAGAGAAACAATCCGAAATTTTTTTTACCGTGAACAGAAAACAAAAATAGTCCCTAAATATATTGAAAAAAAATTCAAATTCAATTCCGAAGGAAATATCATCATCGGCAGGTTTGACAGAGTAGATATTACAAAAAAAGGTGCTATAATTATTGATTTTAAGACATCCGATATCTCGGATAAACAAGAGGCAGACGAGCGCGCTAAAAAAAGTACACAACTCGCTATCTATGCACTGGCGTGGAATGCCTTGTATGGTGTCCTGCCTCAAAAAGTAGAATTGCATTTTGTTGAAACAGGCGTCGTCGGTTCAACAGCACCAGACGAAAAAATGATGAACAGAATTAAAGAGATTATTAATATAACTGCCGCCGGCATTCAAGCTGAAAAATTTGAGCCAGCACCACAGTATCGTTCCTGCAATTATTGCCCATTCAACACCATCTGCCCGAATGTAAAAAAAACAGGTTCAAGCAAAAGTGCTTGACAGAAAGCAGATTTTTTGTTATACTTTAAGCAGGAGGATTATTTATGGCTAATACAATTAATTTAATTGAATCTAAACCTGAAA
The DNA window shown above is from Elusimicrobiota bacterium and carries:
- a CDS encoding ATP-dependent DNA helicase: MQPNPEQKKAIEHHRGPLLIVAGAGTGKTTVIANRIAYLISQKKAKPEEILALTFTEKAATEMQERVDMLVPYGFADVWISTFHSFGNSVLEDDGLFLGLTTDFKVMAEPQQIVFFREHLFEFPMDKFRPLGNPLKHIESILFLFTRLKDEDVACEEYADYVQLLENVVRENPKDDALKEEFVIQKELSDIYKKYEELKIKAGVIDFSDQVWLTLKLFRDHPAVLKKYREKFKYILVDEFQDTNYSQFQLLKLLLNKEKNITVVGDDDQSIYKFRGAAISNILNFKRTYPNAKQVVLTKNYRSVQQILDTAYTLIKYNNPDRLEVKNKINKKLISVRKHKNSRTQELKNVVSHHHFDTVSAEADFVAEKIEEFICVNPRSNPRESALLYKDFAILVRSNNDAEPFIKSLNMKDIPWHFSGGSGLYTRQEIKVLISFLKVIAEPADNVALFYLAASDVYNMPMADLTIYMNTATQQKNALYKMLSSADIQDISNIGIQIARKIIDDIKKYIELSRELSTGQVLYKFIQETGWLKKLVEEKTGEKNEQVSNIALFFEIIKKFAEISQHDKLQFFIQHLTTLIDAGSNPATAEPNTETDAVNILTIHKAKGLEFPVVFLVAAVQGKFPVRRRQEHIAIPESLIKDILPSGDFHLQEERRLFYVGLTRAKQQLYITSAGDYGGARERKISQFVYETLSLPATKIAAQKLQPIEALKKNAVVENVKIKTRLTYTTPLILSHFQIDDYLTCPLKYKYIHILKIPVMANHTIVYGNAMHKTIQFYYKRKITKKLVTLEELLKKFEANWQSAGFLSREHEEQRLETGRETIRNFFYREQKTKIVPKYIEKKFKFNSEGNIIIGRFDRVDITKKGAIIIDFKTSDISDKQEADERAKKSTQLAIYALAWNALYGVLPQKVELHFVETGVVGSTAPDEKMMNRIKEIINITAAGIQAEKFEPAPQYRSCNYCPFNTICPNVKKTGSSKSA